A single genomic interval of Caballeronia sp. NK8 harbors:
- a CDS encoding spore coat protein U domain-containing protein: MTRLALFIALMLLSIAPVRAQVCTASISSINFGSIAPATSSSASVSGSVTVTCTGFVLNLPVRACINIGTGTAGASYAPRLAANGANTLQYNLYADTTGSTVWGSRHSASYGAVAVDIPLTLALGIASGSRTIPFYARMPAGQTSLVAGVYTSTFSGATQAEMTYQQYLLSAPSCSTLTPNSNPLSFTVSATVINDCTLAATNINFGTAGVLNSALSASGTLSVACTSDDPYSIALSAGSGSGASVADRRMTKAGGSEQVRYQLYQNAAFTTPWGDGTGGTATVAGTGTGASQAITVYARVLPQATPSAGNYMDTIVATITY; the protein is encoded by the coding sequence ATGACACGCCTCGCGCTTTTCATCGCACTGATGCTGCTGTCGATCGCGCCCGTTCGCGCGCAGGTCTGCACGGCGTCGATATCGAGCATCAACTTCGGCTCGATCGCGCCCGCGACTTCCTCGAGCGCGAGCGTATCGGGGTCCGTCACGGTGACGTGCACCGGTTTCGTGCTGAATTTGCCGGTGCGCGCGTGCATCAACATCGGTACGGGCACAGCCGGCGCGTCGTATGCGCCGCGTCTCGCCGCGAACGGCGCGAACACGCTGCAATACAACCTCTACGCCGATACGACCGGCAGCACCGTGTGGGGCTCGCGCCATTCGGCGAGCTATGGCGCCGTCGCGGTCGACATTCCGCTCACGCTCGCGCTCGGCATCGCGTCGGGCAGCCGCACGATTCCGTTCTATGCGCGCATGCCTGCGGGACAGACATCGCTTGTCGCGGGCGTCTATACGTCGACGTTTTCCGGTGCGACGCAGGCCGAAATGACGTATCAGCAGTACTTGTTATCTGCGCCCTCATGCTCGACGCTCACCCCGAATTCGAATCCGCTTTCGTTCACGGTATCAGCGACCGTCATCAACGATTGCACGCTCGCCGCGACCAATATCAACTTCGGCACGGCAGGCGTGCTGAACAGCGCGCTATCGGCGAGCGGCACGCTGAGCGTCGCATGCACCAGCGATGATCCGTACTCCATTGCGCTTTCGGCGGGCAGCGGCAGCGGCGCGAGCGTCGCGGACCGGCGCATGACGAAGGCCGGCGGCAGCGAGCAGGTGCGCTATCAGCTCTATCAGAACGCCGCGTTCACGACACCCTGGGGCGATGGCACCGGCGGCACCGCCACCGTGGCCGGCACCGGCACCGGCGCGAGCCAGGCGATCACCGTCTACGCGCGCGTCCTGCCGCAAGCGACGCCGAGCGCGGGTAACTATATGGATACGATCGTCGCGACGATCACGTATTGA
- a CDS encoding EAL domain-containing protein: MKRTTHGSPVANAAPNSAHAFRHRMLQGLKAGEFCIAYQGIYRVDSGELTQMEALIRWRHPEFGVLLPGAFSEAFKDAEIMRELTWFVLDAVASEIAAWRASGGVPYAVAVNVPPSVAALPGFAERLESICGAHGVAPDCIQLELLESEDLTRMPSMPKVVRRLKNKGVSVAMDDFGTGYSCLAALGPIDFGTVKIAKELLSEAPRCPNARIVFSSVLALLTRLKVAIVVEGVETAAQAQWIAQWPHVLAQGFFLARPVFGIDNVPGARLASATARRRPARRDIRLADAA; the protein is encoded by the coding sequence ATGAAAAGAACGACACACGGCTCGCCTGTCGCGAACGCCGCGCCGAACTCAGCTCATGCATTCAGGCATCGCATGCTCCAGGGCCTGAAGGCCGGAGAGTTCTGCATCGCCTATCAGGGAATCTACCGAGTCGACAGCGGCGAGCTGACCCAAATGGAAGCGCTGATTCGCTGGCGTCATCCGGAGTTCGGCGTATTGCTGCCAGGCGCATTCAGCGAGGCGTTCAAGGACGCCGAGATCATGCGCGAACTGACGTGGTTCGTGCTGGACGCGGTGGCGTCCGAGATCGCAGCATGGCGCGCGAGCGGCGGCGTACCTTACGCGGTGGCGGTGAACGTGCCGCCATCGGTTGCGGCGTTGCCGGGCTTCGCCGAGCGACTGGAATCGATTTGTGGGGCACACGGCGTCGCGCCGGATTGCATACAGCTCGAATTGCTGGAGAGTGAGGATCTGACGCGCATGCCGTCGATGCCCAAGGTCGTGCGACGGCTGAAGAACAAGGGCGTGAGTGTGGCGATGGACGATTTCGGCACGGGTTACTCGTGTCTCGCCGCGCTCGGGCCGATCGATTTCGGGACGGTGAAGATCGCGAAGGAACTGCTGTCCGAAGCGCCCCGTTGTCCGAACGCGCGCATCGTGTTTTCGTCGGTGCTTGCGCTTCTGACGCGGTTGAAGGTGGCGATCGTCGTCGAAGGCGTGGAGACGGCCGCGCAGGCGCAATGGATCGCGCAATGGCCGCATGTGCTCGCGCAGGGATTCTTTCTGGCGCGGCCGGTGTTCGGCATCGACAACGTGCCCGGTGCGCGGCTCGCAAGTGCGACGGCGCGGCGCAGGCCGGCGCGGAGGGATATCAGGCTTGCCGATGCGGCTTGA
- a CDS encoding M60 family metallopeptidase encodes MRWRSWLLILALSDAHAASRYYAPVTFYPHDAVRISRFASTPGAMQVPYGAGAKVEEGEFYIVSNASFKLLTAQVQRDGTIALVQAKWTPELAASQIWTVDKEGSGFRLYSKLFGRYLTLGARVGLEAASGEARQNWSIEADANAVTIAATGTKTGLAIEHHALRDGAFIEVNAQAGQWRLYKVGNETADHAYRTLDAGARSTYDNVAKRYHLNAFAPDAIEADRLGGFRWTDYHPSGLYVSKGESVVIDVTGLSDDGPDGLVVMIGNKNGFYKRQPAGDPQMILATEGRNAFVASRDGLLYFEYVDSGFNERPRQSIDVSVREGGRPVPFYIEGVTTAVEWRAMLQRYADAPLIEMVGRRTMFTVARAMYDKAGAADPATLLGYVERIMGYHDEVSGLDGSSALDMPSPLRVHFMQDAISTHAELQSAYMYATYYMIGLPMNSAAETVLKVPKADQWGVWHELGHMYQQWDWTWPGVTETTVNIYSLHALQRLGAPMMSPLLQVVDARGRKNRLELAGQYLAQPSRNFLDDASFPVPSEALWIRLVMYEQLRRALGDGFYARLHKLYRRQPLTEGEGGDRSEVQTFVLRACVAANFDLTDFFSRWGLPVDAATRAAVGRARLKAPEEDLTRVRI; translated from the coding sequence ATGCGCTGGCGTTCATGGCTATTGATTCTCGCGTTGAGCGACGCGCACGCGGCATCGCGCTACTACGCGCCGGTGACGTTTTATCCGCACGACGCGGTGCGAATCTCGCGGTTCGCCTCGACGCCCGGCGCGATGCAGGTGCCGTACGGCGCGGGCGCGAAAGTGGAGGAAGGCGAGTTCTACATCGTCTCCAATGCATCGTTCAAGCTGTTGACCGCGCAAGTGCAACGGGACGGCACGATCGCGCTCGTGCAGGCGAAATGGACGCCCGAGCTTGCCGCGAGCCAGATCTGGACCGTGGATAAGGAAGGCAGCGGCTTTCGCCTCTATTCGAAGCTGTTCGGCCGCTACCTGACGCTCGGTGCCCGCGTCGGGCTGGAAGCGGCATCGGGCGAGGCGCGGCAGAACTGGAGCATCGAGGCCGATGCGAACGCGGTGACCATCGCCGCAACGGGCACGAAGACAGGACTCGCCATCGAGCATCACGCGCTGCGCGACGGCGCGTTTATCGAAGTGAACGCGCAGGCCGGGCAATGGCGTCTGTACAAGGTCGGGAACGAGACCGCAGATCATGCCTATCGCACGCTGGATGCAGGCGCGCGCTCGACGTACGACAACGTGGCGAAGCGATATCACCTGAACGCGTTCGCGCCCGATGCGATCGAGGCCGACCGGCTCGGCGGCTTTCGCTGGACCGACTATCATCCGTCGGGGTTGTACGTGTCGAAGGGCGAGTCCGTCGTGATCGACGTGACGGGCCTGTCCGACGATGGCCCCGATGGACTTGTCGTCATGATCGGCAACAAGAACGGTTTCTACAAACGCCAGCCGGCGGGCGACCCGCAGATGATCCTCGCGACCGAAGGGCGCAATGCGTTCGTCGCATCGCGCGATGGCCTGCTCTACTTCGAATACGTCGATAGCGGATTCAACGAGCGGCCGCGTCAGTCGATCGACGTTTCGGTGCGCGAAGGCGGCCGGCCGGTGCCGTTTTATATCGAAGGCGTGACGACAGCCGTCGAATGGCGCGCGATGCTGCAACGCTATGCAGATGCGCCGCTCATCGAGATGGTCGGCCGGCGTACGATGTTCACCGTCGCGCGCGCGATGTACGACAAGGCGGGCGCGGCGGACCCGGCGACGTTGCTCGGCTATGTCGAGCGCATCATGGGCTATCACGACGAAGTGTCCGGACTCGATGGTTCGAGCGCGCTCGATATGCCGTCGCCGTTGCGCGTGCATTTCATGCAGGACGCGATCTCGACGCATGCGGAATTGCAGAGCGCGTACATGTATGCGACGTACTACATGATCGGCCTGCCGATGAACAGCGCGGCGGAAACCGTGCTCAAGGTTCCGAAGGCGGATCAATGGGGCGTGTGGCATGAACTCGGCCACATGTATCAGCAATGGGACTGGACCTGGCCGGGCGTCACGGAAACCACGGTGAACATCTATTCGCTGCACGCGCTGCAACGTCTCGGCGCGCCGATGATGTCGCCGCTGCTGCAGGTCGTCGATGCGCGCGGCAGGAAGAATCGGCTGGAGCTCGCGGGACAGTATCTCGCGCAGCCGTCACGCAACTTTCTCGACGATGCTTCGTTTCCGGTGCCGTCGGAGGCGCTCTGGATCAGGCTCGTGATGTACGAGCAGTTGCGCCGCGCGCTCGGTGATGGCTTTTATGCGCGGCTGCACAAGCTTTATCGGCGGCAGCCGTTGACGGAAGGCGAAGGCGGGGACCGGAGCGAGGTTCAGACGTTCGTGTTGCGTGCCTGCGTGGCGGCGAATTTCGATCTGACGGATTTCTTCTCCCGATGGGGACTGCCGGTGGATGCGGCGACGCGTGCCGCTGTTGGGAGAGCGAGGTTGAAGGCGCCGGAGGAGGATTTGACGAGGGTGCGGATTTGA
- a CDS encoding DUF4148 domain-containing protein, translating into MNKRTPLAVLAMSVAALVAMPVAQAQDTAASTPKQVKKAERKAARAKKNAELKELEKNGYNPAGEQTNYPQNLQNAQAKINAQKAGKPAPASAP; encoded by the coding sequence ATGAACAAACGCACACCGTTGGCCGTACTCGCCATGTCCGTCGCCGCGCTCGTCGCGATGCCCGTCGCGCAGGCGCAGGACACGGCGGCATCCACGCCGAAGCAGGTCAAGAAAGCCGAACGCAAGGCGGCGCGCGCGAAGAAGAACGCCGAATTGAAAGAACTGGAGAAGAACGGCTATAACCCGGCCGGCGAGCAGACCAACTATCCGCAGAATCTGCAGAACGCGCAGGCGAAGATCAACGCGCAGAAGGCGGGCAAGCCCGCGCCGGCTTCGGCGCCGTAA
- a CDS encoding MarR family winged helix-turn-helix transcriptional regulator has translation METQLDKRFGFLVADVDRLCGNRFDVLAKSSLNLTRAQCRVLAYLSHYGEVNQARLAGLLEVAPISAGRLLDRMEEGGWIERRPNPDDRRERQVSMTAKAEKALDKARRVGDEITSEALAGFTRQESEQLIALLQRVRGNLSRIVDR, from the coding sequence ATGGAAACCCAACTCGACAAACGCTTCGGCTTTCTGGTCGCGGACGTGGATCGCCTGTGCGGCAACCGGTTCGACGTACTGGCGAAGTCATCGCTCAATCTCACGCGCGCGCAGTGCCGCGTGCTCGCCTATCTCTCGCATTACGGCGAGGTGAACCAGGCGCGGCTCGCGGGGCTGCTCGAAGTCGCACCGATTTCCGCCGGACGGCTGCTCGACCGGATGGAGGAGGGCGGCTGGATCGAGCGCCGCCCGAATCCCGACGACCGCCGCGAACGGCAGGTGAGCATGACCGCGAAGGCGGAAAAGGCGCTTGACAAGGCTCGGCGCGTCGGCGATGAAATCACGTCGGAGGCGCTCGCCGGTTTCACCCGCCAGGAAAGCGAGCAGTTGATCGCGCTCTTGCAGCGCGTGCGCGGGAATCTGAGCCGCATCGTCGACCGGTGA
- a CDS encoding DHA2 family efflux MFS transporter permease subunit, whose translation MSSEVSTESAAAPLNRGMLTVAIMLATLIQTLDSTIANVALPHMQGSLSASQDEITWVLTSYIVAAAIATPLTGWLSDRLSVKRLLCISIAGFTVASALCGLSETLAQIVGSRLLQGVFGASLVPLSQSILLDINPREKQGQAMAVWGMGVMVGPILGPTLGGWLTDSYNWRWVFFINVPIGAFALFGVSTFLPAQAARRAVKFDAFGFATLGLAIGAFQAMLDRGEQLDWFGSMEIRIEALLAALAFVFFIAHTATAGQRSFFKYQLLKDRNFATGTCFIFVIGAVMYATRALLPPMLQNLMNYPVATTGLVTAPSGAGTMIAMLIAGRLLKHIDARLLLLSGFLISALALWQMMQYTIVLSASDIVWPGVIQGFGLGLVFVPLSALTFSTLTPELRADGTATYSLMRNIGSSIGISVVQTLMTRNTQIAHADLAAQVTPFNPAMQSVLSSGSMQDMAMLNQTITQQASMIAYLNDFKLMFVATLLVVPLLLLIRPARKAAADEAVPHAAMD comes from the coding sequence ATGTCCTCCGAAGTCTCCACGGAAAGCGCCGCGGCACCCCTGAACCGCGGCATGCTGACCGTCGCGATCATGCTCGCGACGCTGATCCAGACGCTCGACAGCACCATCGCGAACGTGGCGCTGCCGCATATGCAGGGCAGCCTGTCGGCGTCGCAGGACGAAATCACGTGGGTGCTGACTTCGTATATCGTCGCGGCGGCGATCGCAACGCCCCTCACCGGCTGGCTTTCGGACCGGTTGAGCGTGAAGCGGCTGCTGTGCATATCGATTGCGGGCTTCACGGTGGCGTCGGCGTTGTGCGGGCTGTCGGAGACGCTCGCGCAGATCGTCGGTTCGCGGCTGTTGCAGGGCGTTTTCGGGGCGTCGCTCGTGCCGCTGTCGCAATCTATTTTGCTCGACATCAACCCGCGCGAGAAACAGGGCCAGGCGATGGCCGTCTGGGGCATGGGCGTGATGGTCGGGCCGATTCTCGGTCCGACGCTCGGCGGCTGGCTCACCGACAGCTACAACTGGCGCTGGGTGTTTTTCATCAACGTGCCGATCGGCGCGTTCGCGCTGTTCGGCGTATCGACCTTTCTGCCCGCGCAGGCCGCCCGGCGCGCCGTGAAATTCGACGCCTTCGGCTTCGCGACGCTCGGCCTCGCGATCGGCGCGTTCCAGGCGATGCTCGATCGCGGCGAACAGCTCGACTGGTTCGGCTCGATGGAGATCCGCATCGAGGCTTTGCTCGCGGCGCTCGCCTTCGTGTTTTTCATCGCGCATACGGCCACGGCGGGCCAGCGTTCCTTCTTCAAATACCAGTTGCTGAAGGATCGCAACTTCGCGACGGGCACCTGCTTCATCTTCGTGATCGGCGCGGTGATGTACGCGACGCGCGCGCTCCTGCCGCCGATGCTGCAGAACCTGATGAACTATCCGGTCGCGACGACGGGCCTCGTCACGGCGCCGAGCGGCGCGGGCACGATGATCGCGATGCTCATCGCCGGACGGCTCCTGAAGCACATCGATGCGCGCTTGCTGTTGCTGTCGGGGTTCCTGATTTCGGCGCTCGCGCTCTGGCAGATGATGCAGTACACGATCGTGCTGTCGGCCTCGGATATCGTGTGGCCCGGAGTGATTCAGGGCTTCGGGCTGGGGCTCGTGTTCGTGCCGCTGTCGGCGCTGACGTTCTCGACGCTCACGCCCGAACTGCGCGCCGACGGCACCGCCACCTACAGCCTCATGCGCAATATCGGCAGCAGTATCGGCATTTCGGTCGTGCAGACGCTGATGACCCGCAACACGCAGATCGCGCACGCGGACCTCGCCGCGCAGGTGACGCCGTTCAATCCGGCGATGCAGTCGGTGCTGTCGAGCGGCTCGATGCAGGACATGGCGATGCTGAATCAGACCATCACGCAGCAGGCGTCGATGATCGCGTATCTCAACGACTTCAAGCTGATGTTCGTGGCGACCTTGCTGGTGGTCCCGCTGTTGCTGCTGATCCGGCCCGCACGCAAGGCGGCTGCGGATGAAGCCGTCCCGCATGCGGCGATGGATTGA
- a CDS encoding ParA family protein, giving the protein MVKGKTPHVLSFINLKGGVGKTTTAVAVAEILALEARQRVLLIDLDPQTNATVNLISEEAWDELDRSGRTIAQLFDDKINHHLEPKFDIERAIVRRVSTVNGGIEALDLLPSSIRLIELQDHIPGIAMMGNFTNNPLDILKKALQPVIDRYDYVIIDCPPSLGTVTRNGLRMSTGYVIPTIPDIVSTWGIYQIVDNVRRFAADIGQTIEPLGIVATKVQKNNLHDRVMNDLAHGRLGKFNAAGVQQPRFFESTIPLSVNVARGADHEADLRTLNGKYGPQAYVALQVLTREIWALCEANSQ; this is encoded by the coding sequence ATGGTCAAGGGGAAAACGCCGCATGTCTTGAGTTTCATCAATCTCAAAGGCGGTGTCGGCAAGACGACGACAGCGGTCGCCGTCGCGGAGATTCTCGCGCTCGAAGCGCGCCAGCGTGTGCTGCTGATCGATCTCGATCCGCAGACCAACGCGACGGTGAATCTGATCTCAGAAGAAGCGTGGGACGAACTCGACCGCTCCGGACGCACCATCGCGCAATTGTTCGACGACAAGATCAACCATCACCTCGAACCGAAATTCGATATCGAGCGTGCCATCGTTCGTAGGGTTTCGACGGTGAACGGCGGTATCGAAGCGCTCGATCTGTTGCCTTCCAGTATCCGGCTGATCGAGTTGCAGGATCATATTCCCGGCATCGCGATGATGGGTAACTTCACCAACAATCCGCTCGACATCCTGAAGAAGGCGTTGCAGCCGGTCATCGACCGATACGACTACGTCATCATCGATTGTCCGCCGAGCCTCGGCACGGTCACGCGCAACGGCTTGCGTATGTCCACCGGCTATGTGATTCCCACCATTCCCGACATCGTCTCGACGTGGGGCATCTATCAGATCGTCGACAACGTGCGCCGCTTTGCTGCGGATATCGGTCAGACGATCGAGCCGCTCGGTATCGTCGCGACCAAGGTGCAGAAGAACAATCTCCACGATCGCGTGATGAACGATTTGGCGCATGGCCGCCTCGGCAAATTCAACGCAGCCGGCGTGCAGCAGCCGCGTTTTTTCGAAAGCACGATTCCGCTATCCGTGAACGTCGCGCGGGGCGCCGACCACGAAGCCGACCTGCGCACGCTCAATGGAAAATACGGCCCGCAAGCCTACGTGGCGTTGCAAGTTCTGACACGGGAGATCTGGGCACTATGCGAAGCGAACAGCCAGTGA
- a CDS encoding bifunctional diguanylate cyclase/phosphodiesterase, giving the protein MHGTYNFWLVAASLVVATLASFTALDISGRISMLAHSRTRHIWLAGGAASMGIGIWSMHFIGVLAFELPIPLGYDFRITAGSLGIAVLVSFFALHVITSKRLTARRLVASSVLMGAGIAAMHYTGDAAMRMQPAIQYDPRLFAASIAIAVVASGAALWIAHTLSDATQMNVLAKRLVSALVMGIAITGMHYTGNAAANFLPGSICGAANDVDANWLATTVVLFTLAILIITLVLSRFDARTALLAGSVSRLNGQIVRMATFDTLTDLPNRRTMNERIERAIRSARHSDSRFAILFMDLDGFKTINDSLGHTVGDEVLKAFARRLQECVRGGDTVARLGGDEFVVMLENMHAPTDAQTLAERILEAMKRGLLVANHPLQVMPSIGIALYPQDGDSVESLLKHADVAMYEAKRGGRSTYRFFEASMNEAAVRTLQIQQALHEALNGGHFYLLFQPKFRGKSGELAGAEALIRLDHPDIGTLTPLEFIPIAERSGQIVPIGYWVVRETCQHLSRWRAEGRPPVKVAINLSPRQMNEADLVANILKIMHEESVPSEQIMFEITETVAMQDAPRTIEMIRAFQENGFEIAIDDFGTGYSSLAYLQRFRAKQLKIDRFFTNGLDENGQEGRAIVSAIIALAHSLDMDVVAEGVETGSQLDRLQDMMCDEMQGFLLAVPLSADAFGVMLERGEVSV; this is encoded by the coding sequence ATGCACGGCACCTACAACTTCTGGCTGGTTGCGGCATCGCTGGTTGTCGCGACGCTCGCTTCCTTTACCGCGCTCGATATTTCGGGGCGGATCTCGATGCTCGCGCATTCGCGCACTCGGCACATCTGGCTGGCGGGGGGCGCGGCGTCGATGGGCATCGGCATCTGGTCGATGCATTTCATCGGCGTGCTCGCCTTCGAACTGCCGATTCCACTCGGCTACGACTTCAGGATCACCGCCGGGTCGCTCGGCATCGCGGTGCTCGTATCGTTTTTCGCGCTCCATGTCATCACCAGCAAGCGGCTGACGGCACGCCGGCTCGTCGCGAGCAGCGTGCTGATGGGCGCGGGCATCGCGGCGATGCACTACACCGGCGACGCCGCGATGCGCATGCAGCCCGCGATTCAGTACGATCCGCGCCTGTTCGCCGCGTCGATCGCGATTGCCGTGGTCGCGTCGGGCGCGGCGCTGTGGATCGCGCATACGCTGTCGGACGCGACGCAGATGAACGTGCTCGCGAAGCGCCTGGTGTCGGCGCTGGTGATGGGCATTGCGATCACCGGCATGCATTACACCGGCAACGCGGCGGCGAACTTTCTGCCGGGCTCGATCTGCGGCGCGGCGAACGACGTCGACGCGAACTGGCTCGCCACGACCGTCGTGCTGTTCACGCTGGCGATCCTGATCATCACGCTCGTGCTGTCGCGCTTCGACGCGCGCACGGCGTTGCTGGCCGGTTCCGTCTCGCGGCTGAACGGCCAGATCGTGCGTATGGCGACCTTCGACACGCTCACGGACCTGCCGAACCGCCGCACGATGAACGAGCGCATCGAGCGCGCGATCAGAAGCGCGAGGCACAGCGACAGCCGCTTTGCGATTCTCTTCATGGACCTCGACGGCTTCAAGACGATCAACGATTCGCTCGGCCATACGGTCGGCGACGAAGTGCTGAAGGCGTTTGCGCGACGTCTGCAGGAATGCGTGCGCGGCGGCGATACGGTGGCGCGTCTGGGCGGCGACGAGTTCGTCGTGATGCTGGAAAACATGCATGCGCCGACCGATGCGCAGACGCTGGCCGAGCGCATCCTCGAAGCGATGAAAAGGGGTTTGCTCGTGGCCAATCATCCGTTGCAGGTGATGCCGAGCATCGGCATCGCGCTGTATCCGCAGGATGGCGACAGCGTCGAGTCGCTGCTCAAGCACGCCGACGTCGCGATGTACGAGGCGAAGCGCGGCGGGCGCAGCACGTATCGCTTCTTCGAGGCGAGCATGAACGAGGCGGCGGTGCGGACCTTGCAGATTCAACAGGCGCTGCACGAGGCGTTGAACGGCGGCCATTTCTATCTGCTGTTCCAGCCGAAGTTTCGCGGCAAGAGCGGCGAGCTGGCGGGCGCGGAGGCGTTGATCCGGCTGGACCATCCGGACATCGGCACGCTGACGCCGCTCGAATTCATTCCGATCGCGGAGCGTTCCGGGCAGATCGTGCCGATCGGCTACTGGGTCGTGCGCGAGACGTGCCAGCATCTTTCGCGCTGGCGTGCGGAGGGGCGGCCGCCGGTGAAGGTGGCGATCAATCTGTCGCCGCGCCAGATGAACGAGGCGGATCTGGTCGCGAACATCCTCAAGATCATGCATGAGGAAAGCGTGCCGAGCGAGCAGATCATGTTCGAGATCACCGAGACGGTGGCGATGCAGGACGCGCCGCGCACCATCGAGATGATCCGCGCGTTTCAGGAGAATGGCTTCGAGATCGCAATCGACGATTTCGGCACGGGCTATTCGAGTCTGGCGTATTTGCAGCGCTTTCGTGCGAAGCAGTTGAAGATCGACAGGTTCTTCACGAACGGGCTCGATGAGAACGGGCAGGAAGGGCGGGCGATCGTGTCGGCGATCATCGCGCTCGCGCATTCGCTCGATATGGATGTGGTCGCGGAAGGCGTGGAGACGGGTTCGCAGCTCGACCGGCTGCAGGACATGATGTGCGATGAGATGCAGGGGTTCTTGCTGGCGGTGCCTTTGTCGGCGGATGCGTTCGGGGTGATGCTGGAGCGGGGGGAGGTGAGTGTGTGA
- the cls gene encoding cardiolipin synthase has translation MPTIALIVLTVVVTLVVVLIIANLTSGEKKIEHKIERLYPSDDPQFVRSMGLLLGPPVVGGNRFEVLLNGDEIFPSMLAGIRSARETITFETFIYWSGAIGEEVAQALSDQARAGVAVHVLLDWVGTSKMDKRYLRMLREAGAEVVQYHKPHWSGLGRMNDRTHRKLLVIDGRIGFTGGVGIAEEWTGHAQDEKHWRDTHFRVEGAAVGQMQAVFMDNWIKATGNVLHGPRYFPKIEPAGDGLAHMFSSSPSGGSDDMQLMYLMAITAATHSIHLSSAYFVPDKLTINAIVEAAKRGVAVHIITPGKRIDTHTVREASRACWGDLLAAGVEIYEYQPTMFHCKLIVVDEYLVSVGSTNFDSRSFKLNDEANLNIYDRDFARRQTAIFADDVAHAKRITLDDWRRRPLTEKLLERIVALLDSQL, from the coding sequence ATGCCAACGATTGCCCTGATTGTCCTGACCGTTGTCGTGACGCTCGTCGTCGTGCTGATCATCGCGAATCTGACGAGCGGCGAGAAGAAGATCGAGCACAAGATCGAACGGCTGTACCCAAGCGACGACCCGCAGTTCGTCCGCTCGATGGGCCTGCTGCTCGGTCCACCCGTGGTCGGCGGCAACCGCTTCGAAGTGCTCCTGAACGGCGACGAGATTTTTCCGTCGATGCTGGCGGGTATCCGCTCGGCGCGGGAGACGATCACCTTCGAAACGTTCATCTACTGGTCGGGCGCGATCGGCGAGGAGGTCGCCCAGGCACTGTCCGATCAGGCGCGCGCGGGCGTCGCGGTACATGTGCTGCTCGACTGGGTCGGCACCTCGAAAATGGACAAGCGCTATTTGCGCATGCTGCGTGAGGCGGGCGCGGAAGTCGTCCAGTATCACAAGCCGCACTGGAGCGGGCTTGGGCGCATGAACGACCGCACGCACCGGAAGCTGCTCGTGATCGACGGGCGCATCGGCTTCACGGGCGGCGTCGGGATCGCCGAGGAATGGACCGGGCACGCGCAGGACGAGAAACACTGGCGCGACACGCATTTTCGCGTCGAAGGCGCGGCGGTCGGGCAGATGCAGGCGGTCTTCATGGACAACTGGATCAAGGCGACCGGCAACGTGCTGCACGGCCCGCGCTATTTTCCGAAGATCGAACCCGCGGGCGACGGTCTCGCGCACATGTTCAGCAGCTCGCCCTCGGGTGGCAGCGACGACATGCAGTTGATGTACCTGATGGCGATCACCGCCGCGACACATTCCATCCATTTGTCGAGCGCGTACTTCGTGCCCGACAAGCTGACGATCAACGCTATCGTCGAAGCGGCGAAGCGCGGCGTGGCCGTGCACATCATCACGCCGGGCAAGCGCATCGACACGCACACGGTGCGCGAGGCGTCGCGCGCGTGCTGGGGCGATCTGCTCGCGGCGGGCGTCGAAATCTACGAATATCAGCCGACGATGTTCCACTGCAAGCTCATCGTCGTCGACGAATATCTCGTGTCGGTCGGTTCCACCAACTTCGACAGCCGCTCGTTCAAGCTGAACGACGAGGCCAACCTCAACATCTACGACCGCGATTTCGCGCGCCGCCAGACCGCGATTTTCGCCGACGACGTCGCCCACGCGAAACGCATCACGCTCGACGACTGGCGCCGTCGTCCGCTCACCGAAAAGCTGCTGGAACGCATCGTCGCGCTGCTCGATTCGCAACTTTGA